A portion of the Bacteroides faecium genome contains these proteins:
- a CDS encoding tyrosine-type recombinase/integrase, with product MNDLKSFMETVIRRLENEGRYGTAHVYQSTLNAISQYWCSKQKGTMKLDKVFTPVLLQGFERYLFENMLSMNTVSTYMRMLRATYHRATKERRLKWKQGLFDSVYTGVRADTKRALTPGHMGNILVARQTLPSLREAQSWFVLLFLLRGMPFIDLARLRKCDLHGNTLTYKRQKTGRVITVNVTPEAMRLINQLANRNPRSPYLLSILPDNPKTQNTNGFGSKEEYKLYQAILRGFNRKLNELSRRMNLGEKLSSYTARHTWATTAYQKKCATGVICNALGHSSVKVTETYLKAFEQKEIDKTNRMIISYIKKEAEKGCKNQYSTATLL from the coding sequence ATGAATGATTTAAAAAGTTTTATGGAGACAGTCATACGAAGACTGGAAAACGAGGGGCGGTATGGGACAGCCCACGTTTATCAAAGTACCCTGAATGCTATATCGCAATATTGGTGTAGCAAACAGAAAGGCACAATGAAGTTGGATAAAGTTTTCACTCCGGTCCTTTTGCAGGGCTTCGAGAGGTATCTATTTGAGAACATGCTCAGCATGAATACCGTATCTACCTATATGCGTATGCTGCGCGCCACTTATCACAGAGCCACCAAAGAGAGACGGCTCAAATGGAAGCAGGGATTGTTTGACAGTGTATATACCGGTGTACGGGCAGACACGAAACGCGCGCTGACACCCGGACATATGGGAAACATACTTGTTGCCCGCCAGACACTCCCCTCGCTAAGGGAAGCACAGTCATGGTTCGTACTCCTTTTCTTATTAAGAGGAATGCCGTTTATCGACCTTGCCCGCCTGAGGAAATGCGACCTGCACGGGAACACCCTTACCTATAAGAGACAAAAGACCGGACGGGTAATCACCGTGAACGTGACTCCCGAAGCAATGCGGCTTATCAACCAGTTGGCCAACCGGAATCCCAGGTCACCCTATCTATTATCTATCTTACCGGACAATCCGAAGACGCAAAATACAAACGGCTTCGGAAGTAAGGAAGAATACAAACTGTATCAAGCTATACTAAGAGGATTCAACAGAAAGCTGAATGAGCTTTCAAGAAGAATGAATCTCGGAGAAAAGCTATCATCTTATACAGCCCGCCACACATGGGCAACAACTGCCTATCAAAAGAAATGTGCGACAGGAGTTATCTGCAACGCCTTGGGACACTCGTCCGTGAAAGTGACGGAAACGTATTTAAAAGCCTTCGAGCAAAAGGAAATAGATAAGACAAACAGGATGATAATATCTTACATTAAAAAAGAAGCCGAGAAAGGATGCAAAAATCAATATTCGACAGCTACACTGTTGTAA
- a CDS encoding K(+)-transporting ATPase subunit C, translated as MKTLLKSLKITLVFCVFFSVFYILVLWLFAQVAGPNKGNAEVVTLDGKVVGAANVGQMFTKDIYFWGRPSCAGDGYDATSSSGSNKGVTNPEYLSEVEARIDTFLVHHPYLSRREVPAEMVTASASGLDPDITPECAYVQVKRVAQARGLTEHQVKEIVDKSVEKPFLGLFGTEKVNVLKLNIALEERH; from the coding sequence ATGAAAACTTTATTGAAGTCATTAAAAATAACACTTGTTTTCTGTGTCTTTTTCTCTGTGTTCTATATCCTTGTTCTGTGGCTGTTTGCCCAGGTGGCAGGGCCTAATAAGGGAAATGCCGAAGTGGTTACATTGGACGGCAAAGTTGTGGGGGCTGCCAATGTCGGCCAGATGTTTACAAAGGATATTTATTTTTGGGGACGCCCTTCCTGTGCGGGCGACGGATATGATGCTACCAGCTCATCGGGTAGTAATAAGGGGGTGACGAATCCCGAATATCTGTCCGAAGTGGAAGCGCGTATAGATACTTTTCTGGTGCATCATCCTTATCTGAGCCGCCGGGAAGTGCCCGCCGAAATGGTAACGGCTAGTGCTTCCGGACTTGACCCGGATATAACTCCCGAATGTGCTTATGTACAAGTGAAGCGGGTGGCGCAGGCACGCGGGCTGACAGAGCACCAGGTGAAAGAGATTGTTGACAAGAGTGTGGAGAAACCATTTCTAGGTCTTTTTGGAACAGAGAAAGTGAATGTGCTGAAACTGAATATTGCACTTGAAGAAAGACATTGA
- a CDS encoding potassium-transporting ATPase subunit F, which produces MYTTLFVLGIVIFGYLMYVLIKPEKF; this is translated from the coding sequence ATGTACACAACACTATTTGTATTAGGCATTGTAATCTTCGGTTATTTGATGTATGTGCTCATCAAACCCGAAAAGTTTTAA
- the kdpB gene encoding potassium-transporting ATPase subunit KdpB has product MKNNKSASLFPKEQVIESLKQSFVKLNPRMMIKNPIMFTVELATAVMLFVTLYSIVNPSQGAFGYNIAVFFILFITLLFANFAEAIAEARGKAQADSLRKTREETPAKKVEGSKISIVSSSQLKKGDVFVCEAGDVIPSDGEIIEGLASIDESAITGESAPVIREAGGDKSSVTGGTKVLSDHIKVMVTTQPGESFLDKMIALVEGASRQKTPNEIALTILLAGFTLVFVIVCVTLKPFADYSNTVITIASLISLFVCLIPTTIGGLLSAIGIAGMDRALRANVITKSGKAVETAGDIDTLLLDKTGTITIGNRKATRFHTAPSIELHDFVETCLLSSLSDETPEGKSIVELGRESGIRMRSLNTAGAHMIKFTAETKCSGVNLADGTQIRKGAFDAIRKMVESAGNKFPKEVEEVISAISNNGGTPLVVCVNHKVVGVIELQDIIKPGIQERFERLRKMGVKTVMVTGDNPLTAKYIAEKAGVDDFIAEAKPEDKMEYIKKEQQAGKLVAMMGDGTNDAPALAQANVGVAMNSGTQAAKEAGNMVDLDNDPTKLIEIVEIGKQLLMTRGTLTTFSIANDVAKYFAIVPALFMVAIPELAALNIMHLHSPESAILSAVIFNAIIIPILIPLALKGVQYKPIGASALLRRNLLIYGVGGVIVPFVGIKLIDLLVGLFF; this is encoded by the coding sequence ATGAAAAATAATAAATCAGCTTCTTTGTTTCCAAAGGAGCAAGTTATAGAAAGTCTGAAACAATCGTTCGTGAAACTGAATCCGCGAATGATGATAAAGAATCCGATTATGTTTACGGTAGAACTGGCTACGGCGGTGATGCTGTTCGTTACGCTCTACTCTATCGTAAATCCCTCGCAGGGGGCATTCGGTTATAACATTGCTGTATTTTTTATCCTGTTCATCACTTTGTTGTTTGCCAATTTTGCTGAAGCCATCGCCGAAGCGCGTGGTAAGGCACAAGCCGACAGCTTACGCAAGACTCGTGAAGAGACTCCGGCGAAGAAGGTGGAAGGAAGTAAAATCAGTATCGTAAGTTCTTCACAACTGAAGAAAGGCGATGTGTTTGTTTGCGAAGCCGGAGACGTAATCCCTTCGGATGGTGAAATCATCGAGGGGTTGGCTTCTATCGACGAGAGTGCCATCACCGGCGAATCCGCTCCGGTGATTCGTGAAGCAGGGGGAGACAAGAGTTCTGTTACGGGGGGTACGAAAGTGCTGTCCGACCATATAAAAGTAATGGTGACTACGCAGCCGGGAGAAAGTTTTCTGGATAAGATGATTGCATTGGTGGAAGGTGCATCCCGTCAGAAAACACCGAATGAGATAGCATTGACTATTCTGTTGGCAGGTTTCACACTCGTTTTCGTCATTGTGTGTGTGACGTTGAAGCCGTTTGCCGATTATAGCAATACTGTCATCACCATTGCTTCTTTGATATCTCTGTTTGTGTGTCTGATTCCGACAACTATCGGTGGACTCCTTTCCGCCATCGGTATTGCCGGAATGGATCGCGCACTTCGTGCGAACGTAATCACTAAATCCGGTAAAGCGGTAGAGACTGCTGGGGATATTGACACATTGCTGCTTGATAAAACGGGTACAATCACTATCGGTAACCGTAAAGCAACCCGTTTCCATACGGCTCCGAGTATCGAACTGCATGACTTTGTGGAAACCTGCCTGCTTTCTTCCCTCTCGGACGAAACGCCGGAAGGAAAATCAATCGTAGAACTGGGACGCGAATCGGGCATCCGTATGCGTAGCCTGAATACGGCAGGTGCACACATGATTAAGTTTACGGCGGAAACCAAATGTTCCGGTGTCAATTTGGCCGATGGCACTCAAATCCGTAAAGGTGCTTTCGATGCTATCCGTAAGATGGTGGAGAGTGCCGGAAATAAGTTCCCGAAGGAAGTGGAAGAGGTGATTTCTGCTATTTCAAACAACGGTGGTACTCCGCTGGTGGTGTGTGTAAATCATAAAGTAGTGGGTGTTATCGAATTGCAGGATATTATCAAACCGGGTATTCAGGAACGTTTCGAACGTCTGCGCAAGATGGGAGTGAAGACGGTGATGGTGACCGGTGACAACCCGCTGACTGCCAAATATATTGCAGAAAAAGCCGGAGTCGATGATTTTATCGCCGAAGCGAAGCCGGAAGATAAGATGGAATATATCAAGAAGGAACAGCAGGCGGGCAAACTGGTAGCAATGATGGGCGACGGTACGAATGATGCTCCGGCTTTGGCACAGGCCAATGTAGGAGTAGCTATGAACAGCGGTACGCAAGCTGCCAAGGAAGCTGGTAATATGGTCGATTTGGATAATGACCCGACGAAGCTGATTGAGATTGTGGAAATCGGCAAGCAGTTGTTAATGACGCGCGGCACACTGACTACATTTTCTATCGCCAATGATGTGGCTAAGTATTTCGCCATCGTCCCGGCCTTGTTTATGGTTGCCATTCCCGAATTGGCTGCTCTGAATATCATGCACTTGCACAGTCCTGAAAGTGCGATTCTTTCGGCCGTTATCTTTAACGCGATAATCATTCCGATTCTGATTCCGTTGGCTTTGAAGGGCGTGCAATACAAGCCGATAGGTGCAAGTGCCTTGCTGCGCCGCAATCTGTTGATTTACGGTGTGGGCGGCGTGATTGTTCCTTTTGTCGGAATCAAATTGATTGATTTATTGGTAGGTTTATTCTTTTAA
- the tnpC gene encoding IS66 family transposase has translation MKEPVITLTLEEYEELRKERERLEKEHAELQRKYEASLQEYSRQAGEISACTAVIADLRWKLADLTRRLWGKSSEKRHLPEDASQLSICFESPSDVNDPVAEEQKIAEKSVKSENGYNRFRKSFTQKITPHARKPIDPSLPREEIIIPMPEGLSLEGATKLGEEVSEQYAVSPARFYVRRIIRPKYRLADGRIMTAPMPVMAHPHSNASESILSHIATAKYYDHLPLHRQLDIFEREGIHLSPSTVSNWMMAAAQRLEPVYNELRELVKDSYYVMADETPHPVLESDRPGALHRGYMWNFYLPRFHTPFFEYHKGRGSSGIDTLLAGQVRVVQSDGFAVYDEFDTLPGKLHLCCWAHVRRKFVEAEGNDPPRARHALEQIGRLYAVEEKISIEHLEGGAVVKLRREESYPIIKGLEKWCKEEYEHTVEKSPIAKAIFYMYTRFEQLSGYVNDAQFCIDNNPVERSIRPLTLNRKNTLFSGSHEAAHAAAIFFSLMGCCRENKVNPKLWMQDVLIRVQEKEREEKNDYSDLLPFNWKG, from the coding sequence GTGAAAGAACCAGTCATTACCCTTACTTTGGAAGAGTACGAAGAGTTGCGCAAGGAACGTGAACGTCTTGAAAAGGAGCATGCGGAACTTCAGAGAAAATACGAAGCCTCTTTGCAGGAGTATTCCCGCCAGGCCGGGGAAATCTCAGCCTGTACAGCCGTCATAGCTGACTTGAGATGGAAATTGGCTGACTTGACACGCCGTTTATGGGGTAAATCCAGTGAAAAACGTCATCTTCCCGAAGATGCCAGCCAATTGAGCATCTGTTTCGAATCCCCGTCCGATGTCAATGACCCGGTAGCGGAAGAACAGAAAATAGCTGAGAAATCTGTCAAATCGGAGAATGGTTACAACCGTTTCCGTAAGAGCTTCACCCAAAAGATTACTCCCCACGCCCGTAAGCCCATCGACCCGTCCCTTCCCCGTGAGGAAATCATCATTCCCATGCCGGAAGGTCTTTCCCTGGAGGGAGCGACAAAGCTGGGGGAGGAAGTGAGCGAACAATATGCCGTCAGCCCTGCGCGATTCTATGTGAGACGCATCATCCGCCCTAAATACCGACTTGCCGACGGTCGTATCATGACTGCTCCCATGCCCGTAATGGCACACCCTCACAGCAATGCGTCGGAAAGTATACTGTCCCACATTGCTACCGCCAAATATTACGATCATCTGCCTCTGCACAGACAGCTGGACATTTTTGAGCGTGAAGGCATCCATCTGAGTCCTTCCACCGTAAGTAACTGGATGATGGCCGCCGCACAGCGTCTGGAGCCGGTCTATAATGAGCTTCGTGAACTGGTCAAGGACAGTTATTACGTCATGGCCGATGAGACGCCCCATCCCGTACTTGAAAGCGACCGTCCCGGTGCCCTTCACCGCGGGTATATGTGGAACTTCTATCTGCCCCGGTTCCATACCCCCTTCTTTGAATATCACAAGGGACGTGGCAGCAGTGGAATAGACACACTGCTGGCAGGACAGGTCCGGGTGGTACAGAGTGACGGTTTTGCAGTATATGACGAGTTCGACACGCTACCCGGAAAGTTGCACCTGTGCTGCTGGGCACACGTCAGGCGCAAGTTTGTGGAAGCGGAAGGAAATGACCCTCCCAGAGCAAGGCATGCACTTGAACAAATAGGCAGACTGTATGCTGTGGAGGAGAAAATCAGCATAGAACATCTGGAAGGCGGGGCTGTAGTAAAGCTTCGCCGGGAAGAATCGTACCCTATTATCAAAGGACTGGAAAAATGGTGCAAGGAGGAATATGAACATACGGTTGAGAAATCGCCTATTGCCAAGGCCATATTCTATATGTACACACGATTTGAACAACTGTCCGGATATGTCAACGATGCACAATTCTGCATTGACAATAATCCGGTGGAGCGTTCTATAAGACCATTGACTTTGAACAGAAAAAACACTCTTTTCTCCGGTTCACATGAGGCGGCACATGCAGCGGCAATATTCTTTTCACTGATGGGATGTTGCAGGGAAAATAAGGTGAACCCAAAACTATGGATGCAGGACGTGTTGATCAGGGTACAGGAGAAAGAAAGAGAAGAGAAAAACGACTACTCCGATTTACTGCCATTTAATTGGAAAGGATAA
- a CDS encoding DUF3575 domain-containing protein — translation MEYLRRKLCLLAGSILMTCAAWGQILPADSLTKDPEAWYIHFKTGKSNLDLEYNGNRGTLQRCIDRVQEIIDKNEYVIDHIRIIGYASPEGPLALNMKLSAARADVLKDYLVAKTGLAPGLFEVVAGGENWNELRVMVEKSDMKEKARILDILNNTPEGTDPEIALKKLPGGAYRYMLNTFYPKLRSASSVQLLKIVPVVAPPVVKEEIKVVEVDTVKRTPQKPVVQEPEPCRCDPPFMAIKTNLASWAALITPNIELEAYLGNRYSIAVEGAYRWLKDSKAKGNSYNVASVSPEVRMYIRDDRSFQGSYWGLYGLYGEYDVKFGSTGRQGNIRGMGVSYGYIFKFNRFDCLYFDLGISAGYNRLKYDKYFWYDPCNAYKEHKGKNYWGPSKIKASLVWRF, via the coding sequence ATGGAATATTTAAGACGAAAGCTATGCCTATTAGCCGGAAGTATTCTGATGACGTGCGCCGCATGGGGACAAATACTCCCCGCCGACTCGCTGACAAAGGATCCGGAAGCCTGGTACATCCATTTCAAAACAGGAAAAAGTAACCTTGATTTGGAATACAACGGCAACAGAGGTACTCTACAACGATGTATCGACAGAGTACAAGAGATTATAGACAAAAATGAGTACGTCATCGACCACATCCGCATCATCGGATATGCATCCCCCGAAGGTCCGCTGGCACTGAACATGAAGCTCAGTGCAGCCAGAGCAGATGTGTTGAAAGACTATCTGGTAGCCAAGACAGGACTCGCGCCCGGACTATTTGAAGTAGTGGCAGGTGGGGAGAACTGGAACGAGCTGCGTGTCATGGTCGAAAAGAGTGATATGAAGGAGAAAGCCCGCATACTGGATATTCTCAACAATACGCCCGAAGGAACGGATCCGGAAATCGCCCTCAAGAAATTGCCCGGCGGCGCTTACCGCTATATGCTGAACACTTTCTATCCGAAGCTGAGAAGCGCAAGCAGTGTACAGTTACTAAAAATTGTGCCTGTGGTTGCTCCGCCCGTGGTGAAGGAAGAGATAAAAGTGGTAGAGGTGGATACGGTGAAAAGAACCCCGCAGAAACCGGTAGTACAAGAACCGGAACCTTGCCGGTGCGACCCGCCGTTTATGGCTATCAAAACGAATCTCGCTTCGTGGGCTGCGCTTATCACCCCGAACATCGAACTGGAAGCATACCTGGGCAACCGCTACTCTATCGCCGTAGAAGGTGCATACCGCTGGCTGAAAGACAGCAAAGCGAAAGGAAACAGCTACAACGTGGCATCCGTATCACCGGAAGTGCGCATGTATATACGCGACGACCGTTCTTTCCAGGGTTCTTACTGGGGACTGTACGGACTCTACGGTGAATATGACGTGAAATTCGGAAGCACGGGACGCCAGGGAAACATCCGCGGAATGGGTGTCTCTTACGGATACATCTTCAAATTCAACCGTTTCGACTGCCTCTATTTCGACCTCGGCATCTCTGCCGGATACAACCGTCTCAAATATGACAAGTATTTCTGGTACGACCCATGCAACGCGTACAAGGAGCATAAAGGCAAGAACTATTGGGGACCAAGCAAAATCAAGGCTTCACTCGTCTGGAGATTTTAA
- the kdpA gene encoding potassium-transporting ATPase subunit KdpA: MNTEILGVVAQIALMVILAYPLGKYIAKVYKGEKTWSDFMAPIERVIYKVCGINPNEEMNWKQFLKALLILNAFWFFWGMVLLVSQGWLPLNPDGNGPQSPDQAFNTCISFMVNCNLQHYSGESGLTYFTQLFVIMLFQFITAATGMAAMAGIMKSIAAKTTKTIGNFWQFLVVSCTRILLPLSLIVGFILILQGMPMGFDGKMQVTTLEGQEQMISQGPTAAIVPIKQLGTNGGGYFGVNSSHPLENPTYLTNMVECWSILIIPMAMVLALGFYTRRRKLGYTIFGVMLFAYLAGVCINVNQEMGGNPRIDAMGISQDNGAMEGKEVRLGAGATALWSVTTTVTSNGSVNGMHDSTMPLSGMVEMLNMQINTWFGGVGVGWMNYYTFIIIAVFISGLMVGRTPEFLGKKVEAREMKIATIVALLHPFVILVFTALSSYLYTHHPDFVQSEGGWLNNLGFHGLSEQLYEYTSCAANNGSGFEGLGDNTYFWNYTCGIVLILSRFIPIIGQVAIAGLLAQKKFIPESAGTLKTDTVTFGVMTFAVIFIIAALSFFPVHALSTIAEHLSL; this comes from the coding sequence ATGAATACAGAAATTTTAGGTGTAGTTGCGCAGATTGCCTTGATGGTAATCCTTGCTTATCCACTGGGAAAATATATAGCCAAAGTCTACAAAGGAGAAAAGACTTGGTCGGATTTTATGGCTCCTATTGAAAGGGTGATTTACAAAGTATGTGGAATCAACCCTAATGAAGAAATGAACTGGAAGCAGTTCTTGAAAGCCCTGTTAATATTAAATGCTTTTTGGTTCTTTTGGGGGATGGTATTATTGGTTTCGCAAGGATGGTTACCTCTCAACCCGGATGGCAACGGACCACAGTCGCCGGACCAGGCATTCAATACATGTATCAGCTTTATGGTCAACTGTAACTTGCAGCATTATAGCGGTGAAAGCGGATTGACTTATTTTACACAATTGTTCGTTATCATGCTCTTCCAGTTTATTACTGCTGCAACAGGTATGGCGGCCATGGCAGGAATAATGAAGAGTATCGCCGCAAAGACGACAAAAACAATCGGTAACTTCTGGCAGTTCCTCGTAGTAAGTTGTACACGTATCTTGTTGCCGCTTTCTTTGATTGTAGGTTTTATCTTGATTCTTCAGGGAATGCCGATGGGATTTGACGGAAAGATGCAAGTAACCACTCTTGAAGGGCAGGAACAAATGATTTCTCAGGGACCTACGGCTGCAATTGTTCCTATTAAACAATTGGGTACGAACGGCGGCGGCTACTTCGGTGTAAACTCATCTCATCCGTTGGAAAATCCGACTTATCTTACGAATATGGTAGAGTGTTGGTCGATTCTCATTATTCCGATGGCGATGGTACTTGCGCTGGGCTTCTATACACGAAGAAGAAAATTGGGATATACTATTTTCGGAGTGATGCTTTTTGCCTATTTGGCAGGTGTCTGTATTAATGTGAATCAGGAGATGGGCGGCAATCCTCGTATTGATGCAATGGGAATCAGTCAGGATAATGGTGCGATGGAAGGAAAAGAAGTGCGGTTGGGAGCCGGAGCAACGGCTTTGTGGAGTGTGACTACTACTGTAACTTCCAATGGTTCAGTGAATGGTATGCATGATTCTACCATGCCGCTGTCAGGAATGGTTGAAATGCTGAATATGCAGATTAATACCTGGTTTGGCGGTGTCGGTGTAGGATGGATGAATTATTATACCTTTATCATTATAGCCGTCTTTATCAGTGGGCTGATGGTAGGGCGTACACCGGAATTTCTCGGAAAGAAAGTGGAAGCCCGCGAAATGAAAATCGCTACGATTGTCGCTTTGCTCCATCCGTTTGTAATATTGGTATTTACCGCTTTATCGTCTTATCTCTATACGCATCATCCCGATTTTGTACAAAGTGAGGGTGGTTGGCTGAACAACTTAGGTTTTCATGGATTGAGCGAGCAGCTTTATGAATATACTTCTTGTGCCGCTAATAACGGTTCGGGCTTTGAAGGCTTGGGAGACAATACGTATTTCTGGAATTATACTTGTGGTATTGTGTTGATTCTAAGTCGCTTTATACCTATCATCGGACAGGTTGCCATTGCCGGTTTGCTGGCTCAAAAGAAATTTATACCGGAAAGTGCCGGAACGTTGAAGACAGATACAGTGACTTTTGGAGTGATGACTTTTGCAGTTATCTTCATTATTGCCGCCCTGTCGTTCTTCCCGGTACACGCATTGAGTACGATTGCTGAACATTTAAGTTTGTAA
- the tnpB gene encoding IS66 family insertion sequence element accessory protein TnpB produces MCSVLVFSNESEKLRSLLSESNHFDSVLFIFDGGRRYKVSASSLGIHSPQDLLLPLGLGLFRSSPFWSYYLYPQGCNFHKGIDGLCGEVIRHTGSYVSEQSCHIFLDRSRSRLHILYRCDDEYRLECRRLNHGSFLLKKDERKRDFLQISWNRLNELLTVKKYRKTVEK; encoded by the coding sequence ATGTGTTCAGTCTTAGTATTTTCTAATGAAAGTGAAAAGCTGCGTAGTCTCTTGTCTGAGTCTAATCATTTTGATTCTGTTCTTTTCATATTTGATGGTGGTCGTCGTTATAAAGTATCGGCTTCCAGTCTTGGTATCCATTCCCCTCAGGACCTACTTCTCCCTTTAGGTCTTGGTCTTTTCCGTAGCAGTCCTTTCTGGTCTTATTACCTTTATCCCCAAGGTTGTAATTTCCATAAAGGAATTGACGGTCTTTGTGGTGAGGTCATCCGGCACACGGGTTCTTACGTGTCAGAGCAGAGCTGCCATATTTTTCTTGACCGTTCCCGTAGCAGGTTGCATATCCTTTATCGGTGCGACGATGAATACCGTCTGGAATGCCGTCGTCTGAACCACGGTTCTTTCCTCTTGAAAAAGGACGAACGGAAGAGGGATTTTCTTCAAATTTCCTGGAATCGCCTGAATGAGCTGCTTACTGTTAAAAAGTATCGGAAAACAGTTGAAAAGTAA
- a CDS encoding DUF6562 domain-containing protein: MRIEKDTETMDLYNKYNVSEWGNRKETIRRKRLTTMISASAAALLILSLLLLSSCEKKDLCYLDAHPHVCHTRLTLKFNTAWDNEPIYSNYTRTASNVSVRYVLEFWTMGDDGRLETQLERKIVNGGALNEGNNSQTVNVDLPATKIAVLAWAEPLASGQTSNPYFDVASLSSVKMLEPFGAGATKDAFSGSATWDYSGYGVPHSHANDLDFTEELELLRPFGTYTVISNDMEEYFEKEGADAPVPHTAKVNYQMWIPPMFDTFRQVASGSQSGAAFDHPVSIHTEGKEYKLAEDLIFIGPGDGTDNYYNIIVETHAADGSSIHKSGNAEIRMQRNKHTLVYGAFLTVRKPSSPGIDDDFDEIIEIVIPD, encoded by the coding sequence ATGAGAATAGAAAAAGATACTGAAACTATGGATTTATATAACAAATATAACGTGTCTGAATGGGGAAACCGGAAAGAGACGATACGACGTAAAAGGTTAACAACAATGATTTCCGCATCTGCGGCGGCACTGTTGATACTTTCCCTGCTACTGCTGAGTTCGTGTGAGAAGAAAGACCTTTGTTACCTGGATGCGCATCCGCACGTCTGCCACACCCGACTGACGCTCAAATTCAACACGGCGTGGGATAACGAACCTATTTATTCGAACTACACACGCACCGCGAGCAATGTATCGGTGCGCTATGTACTGGAATTCTGGACAATGGGCGATGACGGCAGACTGGAAACGCAACTGGAACGCAAAATTGTGAACGGCGGCGCACTGAACGAAGGCAACAACAGCCAGACAGTGAACGTAGACCTTCCTGCCACAAAGATTGCCGTGTTGGCATGGGCTGAACCATTGGCAAGCGGACAAACCTCGAACCCTTACTTCGACGTGGCTTCACTCAGCAGCGTCAAGATGCTGGAACCGTTCGGAGCGGGAGCCACCAAAGACGCTTTCAGCGGAAGCGCCACTTGGGATTACAGCGGATACGGAGTGCCGCACTCTCACGCAAACGACCTCGACTTTACGGAAGAACTGGAACTGTTGCGCCCCTTCGGCACATATACGGTGATTTCCAACGATATGGAAGAGTATTTTGAAAAAGAGGGAGCCGACGCGCCTGTGCCGCATACTGCCAAAGTGAATTACCAGATGTGGATACCGCCGATGTTCGACACGTTCCGCCAAGTGGCAAGCGGCTCGCAATCCGGCGCGGCATTCGACCATCCCGTAAGCATACATACGGAAGGGAAAGAATACAAACTGGCGGAAGACCTCATCTTTATAGGTCCGGGCGACGGAACGGACAACTATTATAACATTATAGTAGAAACTCACGCGGCAGACGGAAGCAGCATACACAAGAGCGGCAACGCGGAGATACGTATGCAACGCAACAAGCATACATTGGTATATGGCGCGTTCCTGACCGTCCGCAAGCCCAGTTCACCGGGTATCGACGATGATTTCGACGAAATAATAGAAATAGTGATACCTGATTAA